A window of Streptomyces sp. NBC_01241 genomic DNA:
GGTTTCGGGGACTACGCGGTCGAGGTGCCGAGCCAGGGCGACCGGTTCGCCCCGTTCGCCCCGGTCGACCCGGACGCTCCCGCGCTCGCGGTGGGCGGCGCCGAGCTGACCGCGGCGCAACTGGTGGCGCGGGCCCGCGAGGATGCGGCCGCCCTCGGCCTGACCACCGGGTCGCGGCTGCTGACGGGACGTACGTACGACACCTGGGAAGGCCTGAGCGCGGGGCTGTTCGCGCCGCTGGCCGCCGGGGCTTCCGTGGTCCTGTGCCGGCACCTGGGACAGCTGGACGAGGGCGGTCTCGCCAAGCGCATCGAGAGTGAACGGGTCACCAACAGCACGGTGTGACAAGCGCCCTGATGATCGCCCGTCCGGCCCACAGCGGGCCGAGTCCTCGGGGCTGCGCGTCAACTCCGGTACATCATCGGCGGTACAGACCACTCGGGACACAACCAAGCGTGAGGTTCAGCCGTCTACTCCTGCGACCGGCGGCCCAGCGCGCCGCCGAACGTGAAGGATGGACGCAGACGTGAGCGAAAGCGCCGGACCGCCGGACAGCTCCGACGACTCGGCCGCGGACCGGCGCGCGTCGCAGGCCGGGGCCGGCTCCGACGCCGGCCCGGAGCCCCTCGCCGGACACAGGCACCACTGGCTTCGCTGGACCGCGCTCGGCGTCTCGCTGGTCGTCCTGGTCGCGGCGGGCGGCGGCTGGTGGCTGTACCGGAAGCTCGACGGCAACATCAGGACGGACACGTCCGCGGCGGCCGAACTCAAGGCGTACGAGCGGGAGCGGCCCGCCACCGTGGTGCGCGACGCGGAGAACATCCTGCTCATCGGCTCCGACAGCCGGGCCGGCGACAACCGCGAGTACGGGCGTGACGACGGCGGCAGCCAGCGCTCCGACACCACGATCCTGCTGCACCTCGCCGCGGACCGGAAGAGCGTCACCGCGATGTCCCTGCCGCGCGATCTGATGGTGCAGATCCCGGTCTGCCACACAGCGGACGGCAAGGCCACGAAGAAACAATTCGCCCAGTTCAACTGGGCCTTCGAGTTCGGTGGTACCGCCTGCACGGTCCGTACGGTCGAGAAGCTGACCGGCGTCCGGATCGACCACCAGATGGTCGTCGACTTCAACGGCTTCAAGGACATGGTCGACGCCGTGGACGGTGTCGAGGTCTGCCTCAAGAAGCCGGTCGACGACCCCGACGCCCATCTGAAGCTCCCCGCCGGGCGCCAGAAGCTCGACGGCGAGCAGGCACTGGGGTACGTACGGGCCCGCAAGTCCATCGGCAACGGCAGCGACACCGAACGGATGGACCGCCAGCAGCAGTTCCTGGGCGCGCTGGTCAACAAGGTGCAGAGCAACGGCGTGCTGCTCAACCCGACCCGTCTCTACCCGGTGCTGGACGCGGCCACCAAGGCGCTGACCACGGACCCGGGTCTGGACACCCTCAAGGACATGTACGAGCTGGTGCGCGGTCTGCGCGAGGTACCGACCGACAAGGTGCAGTTCCTGACCGTGCCCCGGCGGCCGTACGCCGCTGACCCGAACCGGGACGAGCTCGTCCAGCCCGACGCGGACCGGCTCTTCAAGCAGCTGCGCGAGGACGCCCCGGTCGCCGTCGTTCCCGCGGACCGGCCCAAGAACGACAAGGGCGGTGCGGATGACAACGGGAAGAACAACGGGAAAGACAATGCCCCGGATACACCGGGCGCCGCGGGCCCGAGTCCCACACCGACCTATTCGGGCAACAACGCGGCGGCGGACCTGTGTAAGCAGTAAAGCAATTCCCAAGCCGAAGCCGGTGATCGGCGTGTAATGAGCAGAATGACCAGTTGTAAAGACCGTGGAATTTGTCACGCTCGTCGCTCGACGCCGAACTGGGCCGATAGTGTGACGCGATCCGGCGCTGTCGGCCGACAGGCCGCGCACTTCTGGAGCGAAAGATCGAGCGCCTGATCGGGGGAGGCGCCTCGCGTGGCACCGACGGAGGACTCAAGCAACCGTGGATGCGCAAAGCCGTAGGCGGTCGGACGATATCGACCCCGCAGACCAGTGGGTTCTCAATCCGGACACCGGTGATTACGAACTGCGACTGAATAATTCCGGAGGGGATTCGGCCGGTGCTTCCCAGGCGTCGGGCCCACGCATCCCACGTCGCAGAGAGCCGGACGATGAAGGTAATGGCGGGCGCAGAAACACCTCCCGTGACGGCAGTGGTGAGCGCCGGGGGCAGTCCCGGCGTGACGGGCAGGAGTCCGGTCCGCGCCGCGACGTGCCGGGGCAGCGCGGGCGCCGTTCGGCCAATGGCCCGCGCGGTCAGGAGGATTCCGGCCGCGGCACTGCGGGCCGCCGCAGCCGCAAGGCCCCCAAGGCGCGCCGCAAGAAGGCGCTGCTGTGGACGGGCGGCGTGAT
This region includes:
- a CDS encoding LCP family protein is translated as MSESAGPPDSSDDSAADRRASQAGAGSDAGPEPLAGHRHHWLRWTALGVSLVVLVAAGGGWWLYRKLDGNIRTDTSAAAELKAYERERPATVVRDAENILLIGSDSRAGDNREYGRDDGGSQRSDTTILLHLAADRKSVTAMSLPRDLMVQIPVCHTADGKATKKQFAQFNWAFEFGGTACTVRTVEKLTGVRIDHQMVVDFNGFKDMVDAVDGVEVCLKKPVDDPDAHLKLPAGRQKLDGEQALGYVRARKSIGNGSDTERMDRQQQFLGALVNKVQSNGVLLNPTRLYPVLDAATKALTTDPGLDTLKDMYELVRGLREVPTDKVQFLTVPRRPYAADPNRDELVQPDADRLFKQLREDAPVAVVPADRPKNDKGGADDNGKNNGKDNAPDTPGAAGPSPTPTYSGNNAAADLCKQ